A stretch of Miscanthus floridulus cultivar M001 chromosome 13, ASM1932011v1, whole genome shotgun sequence DNA encodes these proteins:
- the LOC136500659 gene encoding lactoylglutathione lyase-like isoform X1, giving the protein MKPLMKKDVPDYKYTIAKLGYAEEDKTTVLELIYNYGVTEYSKGNAYAQVAIGTNDVYKSAEAVDLATKELGGKILRQPGPLPGINTKIASSVDPDGWNVVLVDHADFLKELQRRPGHPGLSITSLLVLNKVIPKF; this is encoded by the exons ATGAAGCCGCTAATGAAGAAGGACGTACCTGATTATAAG TATACCATTGCCAAATTGGGCTATGCCGAAGAGGACAAGACAACTGTTCTGGAGTTGATATACAACTATGGGGTCACAGAATATAGCAAGGGCAATGCATATGCTCAG GTTGCCATTGGCACCAACGATGTGTACAAGAGTGCAGAGGCGGTTGATTTGGCAACCAAAGAACTAGGTGGCAAGATTTTGCGGCAGCCAGGGCCTCTTCCTGGGATCAACACTAAGATCGCCTCTTCTGTTGATCCTGATGGCTGGAATGTG GTTCTGGTTGACCACGCTGACTTCCTCAAGGAACTCCAGCGAAGACCAGGACACCCAG GCCTATCCATCACCAGCTTATTGGTATTGAACAAGGTGATTCCAAAGTTCTGA
- the LOC136500659 gene encoding lactoylglutathione lyase-like isoform X4 — translation MKPLMKKDVPDYKYTIAKLGYAEEDKTTVLELIYNYGVTEYSKGNAYAQVAIGTNDVYKSAEAVDLATKELGGKILRQPGPLPGINTKIASSVDPDGWNVVLVDHADFLKELQRRPGHPGPN, via the exons ATGAAGCCGCTAATGAAGAAGGACGTACCTGATTATAAG TATACCATTGCCAAATTGGGCTATGCCGAAGAGGACAAGACAACTGTTCTGGAGTTGATATACAACTATGGGGTCACAGAATATAGCAAGGGCAATGCATATGCTCAG GTTGCCATTGGCACCAACGATGTGTACAAGAGTGCAGAGGCGGTTGATTTGGCAACCAAAGAACTAGGTGGCAAGATTTTGCGGCAGCCAGGGCCTCTTCCTGGGATCAACACTAAGATCGCCTCTTCTGTTGATCCTGATGGCTGGAATGTG GTTCTGGTTGACCACGCTGACTTCCTCAAGGAACTCCAGCGAAGACCAGGACACCCAG GTCCTAACTGA
- the LOC136500659 gene encoding lactoylglutathione lyase-like isoform X2, whose product MKPLMKKDVPDYKYTIAKLGYAEEDKTTVLELIYNYGVTEYSKGNAYAQVAIGTNDVYKSAEAVDLATKELGGKILRQPGPLPGINTKIASSVDPDGWNVVLVDHADFLKELQRRPGHPGAVPARL is encoded by the exons ATGAAGCCGCTAATGAAGAAGGACGTACCTGATTATAAG TATACCATTGCCAAATTGGGCTATGCCGAAGAGGACAAGACAACTGTTCTGGAGTTGATATACAACTATGGGGTCACAGAATATAGCAAGGGCAATGCATATGCTCAG GTTGCCATTGGCACCAACGATGTGTACAAGAGTGCAGAGGCGGTTGATTTGGCAACCAAAGAACTAGGTGGCAAGATTTTGCGGCAGCCAGGGCCTCTTCCTGGGATCAACACTAAGATCGCCTCTTCTGTTGATCCTGATGGCTGGAATGTG GTTCTGGTTGACCACGCTGACTTCCTCAAGGAACTCCAGCGAAGACCAGGACACCCAGGTGCTGTCCCTGCTCGTCTGTGA
- the LOC136500659 gene encoding lactoylglutathione lyase-like isoform X3 produces the protein MKPLMKKDVPDYKYTIAKLGYAEEDKTTVLELIYNYGVTEYSKGNAYAQVAIGTNDVYKSAEAVDLATKELGGKILRQPGPLPGINTKIASSVDPDGWNVVLVDHADFLKELQRRPGHPGSVGSR, from the exons ATGAAGCCGCTAATGAAGAAGGACGTACCTGATTATAAG TATACCATTGCCAAATTGGGCTATGCCGAAGAGGACAAGACAACTGTTCTGGAGTTGATATACAACTATGGGGTCACAGAATATAGCAAGGGCAATGCATATGCTCAG GTTGCCATTGGCACCAACGATGTGTACAAGAGTGCAGAGGCGGTTGATTTGGCAACCAAAGAACTAGGTGGCAAGATTTTGCGGCAGCCAGGGCCTCTTCCTGGGATCAACACTAAGATCGCCTCTTCTGTTGATCCTGATGGCTGGAATGTG GTTCTGGTTGACCACGCTGACTTCCTCAAGGAACTCCAGCGAAGACCAGGACACCCAG